A stretch of DNA from Tissierellales bacterium:
TTTTTCAAATTATGTGAAAATGCATTTTTTACAGAAATCATTCTATTAAACTTCAATGATTCATACTCTAATTTCATTTTTCGCTTAAGATATTTACCTGTAAGTGATTTTGTGTCATTTACAATATCTCTAGGAGTTCCAGAAAAAACTATTTCACCACCATTAGGACCTGAAAAAGGTCCAAAATCAATTATATAGTCACATTTTTCAATGAAATCTGTATCATGCTCTATAACCAAAATAGTATTTCCTAAATCTCTAATATGCATCAATGCTCTAAGTAGCATCATAATATCATGTGGGTGCAATCCTGTAGTTGGTTCATCTAAAATATATAATACCCCCGTCAAACCACTATCAATTATATTTGACAATTTCAACCTCTGTGCTTCACCACCAGATAATGAACTAATAGATCGCTCTAACGAAAGATAACCTAACCCAATCTTGATAACATTGTCAATTCTCTTTCTTAAATCAGCTAAAACAACCTTTGCTATACTCAATTCAGCTTCTGTTAGTTCTAAATGGTTAAGCCAATTCATTAATTCTTTCAAATCAAATTTACTCACTTCTACAATGGTTTTCCCATTAACCATCACAGTTCTCCCATCATAGCCTAATCGACTTCCATGACATTCTGAGCAAGTATTGATTACAAAAGAATTTGTTATTTTACTGTTCTTTTTCTCCTTCTTCGAATGTTCTTTGGCCTTTTCTTTCATGAATGTCAAAATACCTTTGAAGTAGCCATCATTAACTTTTTTAGGCTTTTTAACATTCGGGTAAATTGATTTAAACTTTTCCGAATCCACACCCTCATAAAAAACCAGCTTTTCTATTTCATTAAACTCTCTGACCTTCTTCGAGGCGTCAAATTCAAATCCATAGTACTTTCCACAATTTTCTAGAACTTCACCATAAAAACTTCCGAATTGTCCACTTCCCCAAATACTTACTGCCCCTTCTTCTAAACTTAGTGATTCATCTACTACTTTAGATATGTCAATTTCAGTAACTGTACCTAACCCACTACAAGTTTGACAATAACCCTCCGGCTTGTTGAACGAAAACATCCCCATTGTTAAATGTGGCATATCATTATGACATACTGAACATCTTACATTCTTTTCATCGATTTCAGTCGAATCACCACTACTATAATCAGGACTAATTTTAGTCTTACAAACTGGACATATTCTGGTTCCAAGTTTAGAATACAAAACTCTTAAATACGTTAATAT
This window harbors:
- the uvrA gene encoding excinuclease ABC subunit UvrA, with protein sequence MISEYIKIVGAYEHNLKNVSISIPKNKLVAITGPSGSGKSTFAMDILQRECQRQYMESMGLVTDGLNKPKVESIVGLSPAIGISQRGIVGSSKSNVGTYTEILTYLRVLYSKLGTRICPVCKTKISPDYSSGDSTEIDEKNVRCSVCHNDMPHLTMGMFSFNKPEGYCQTCSGLGTVTEIDISKVVDESLSLEEGAVSIWGSGQFGSFYGEVLENCGKYYGFEFDASKKVREFNEIEKLVFYEGVDSEKFKSIYPNVKKPKKVNDGYFKGILTFMKEKAKEHSKKEKKNSKITNSFVINTCSECHGSRLGYDGRTVMVNGKTIVEVSKFDLKELMNWLNHLELTEAELSIAKVVLADLRKRIDNVIKIGLGYLSLERSISSLSGGEAQRLKLSNIIDSGLTGVLYILDEPTTGLHPHDIMMLLRALMHIRDLGNTILVIEHDTDFIEKCDYIIDFGPFSGPNGGEIVFSGTPRDIVNDTKSLTGKYLKRKMKLEYESLKFNRMISVKNAFSHNLKNIDVDIPLNAFVCFTGVSGSGKSSLVIDVIDKYVKSGYADCESIDNLNEVNRVVTIDQKPIGRMSRSNVATYTEVFTLIRELFANQKDAKKLKLKPSHFSFNVKGGRCEKCQGLGVVKLDMHFLDDIEVECPACEGHRFKQQVLNVTYRGKHISNILDMTVDECIEHFSEEYLIKEKLMFLREVGLGYLKLGQTTITLSGGECQRIKLSKELSRDETQNTIYILDEPTTGLHPSDIEKLMKLLFKLKNKGNSIFVIEHSLEVISASDYIIDLGPQGGSDGGDIIAYGTVRDLLESKRGYTQQYLREFVEGE